The Triticum aestivum cultivar Chinese Spring chromosome 4B, IWGSC CS RefSeq v2.1, whole genome shotgun sequence sequence caggtcaatttcatacagacacactgtcCACTCGGACAagtagcatactatccactcgaccaagcaacataccatccactcggatgacagttcaccactcgaccgtacgactcactcggatatacgaagaccagcaggcagcaaagcagtcggcatctttctaatagtgaaggcttaatagtgggctgtcattatagcattcataccccactttgtaacataggaggtgaggaggtggcgcactctatataagccaacccccaccactagacttagggggcttcttcttccacctctctcttttttcaccattagtctcaggacttagctcaggcatggagatccgttcctctctctcacacacattgtaatctccggatatatactcagataaaacaaagcctctccggagcacgagacgtagggttgttatctccaccgtgagaggcccgaactcgctaaaaccaccgtgtcacccatatgcatctcgatagatcatgctccgttaccctataccttattattgtcggaatcgttcccacgacaggcGGTGGTCATCTCGAGAATCCTATGGTTTGGTTACCGGGATTGTTCATTCTTCCCCAGTTTTATTGTACATAAGTTTTGAAGAAACAAGAGGTCCATGTACTGGTTACTGCTAATTTTTGTACTGACATTTCAATGGACACACAAGTGGGAGATTTTTTACTGGTTATTATACATGCATGAGACCTCATATGTTACAGGGGAATCGGCGCTGCCACATTACAGGGGAATCGGCGCTGCCACATTCAAGATCATGATTAGTTTGTTTTTGAGGGAATGATCAGAGAGTTAGTAAGGAAGAGGAAACATGCTTTTGTTAAGAGTTGTTCAGGATGATGGGGCTGCGGTTTTGGTCCTCCAATTTCTTCTCTGCTAGGCAAAGCCTGGCTCTATCGATCCGGTTGTAAAACAATCCACTCCTATTAATAGATACGACATTGCTCCTGTTAAGTTTTCAAGAATAATGTGCTTGTTTGTTATGGAATATGAGTGTATTTTCTTCAAGACGTAATACAAAAATACTTGTTTTTGCGATGTAACATGGATGTACTTCATATTTGTGTGTGTGCATACTTGAGGATTTCGTGAAAGGAATATTATACTATTTTTGCAACGAAACAAAACATTGCACTTTAATACTCAATGTGCTTCAAATGAATATAATTTTATTTGATGCTTAGATGAGTATGGCTTATTTTGGCTATTAGATTTTTAGATGACCAAGAATTTATTACAATGACCAAATGTTTGTCTGTGCAGTTTGAAACTTGAGAGGTTCGGAAATCTTACTGCAATATATTCTCTATAACTATTTGGTTAAATCTTGCATCTGAGAATTTATATATGATGTTCATTTGTTGGTTCATAAATTTAACTAGATGGATGGGATATTTTTTCTGTTGTGCtatcgtgcgttgcacgtgcaagcttactagtggAAACATGTTGAAGAAAGACTGGAGAAACGGTTGGCGAGCTGGAAGGCCAAACTCCTGTCCTATGGGGGCCGACTAGTTCTTATCAACTCGGTACTTACCAACATGGTTCTTTATATGCTATCTTTTTTTCATCTGCCAAAAGGTGTTCTCCAACGCCTTGATTATTTTAGATCAAGGTGTTTTTGGCAGagtgaaaatgaaaaaaagaaatatcGCTTGGCTAGGTGGAATATTATATGTCGGCCCAAAAGTCAAGGGGGACTCGGAATCCAGGATCTTGAGATCAAAAACATTTCATTGCTCAGCAAATGGGTATACAGATTACTCACTGAGTATGGTGTTTGGCAGAAGATCATTCGTAATAAATACGTTGGGTCCAAAGCAATCTCCGAGGTTTACTGGAAACCAGGTGACTCTCATTTTTGGAGTGGGGTTATGAAACCTAAGGAATTCTTCTTCCAATTTGGCACCTTCTCTGTCAGGGATGGCTCCCAGATTTGATTCTGGGAAGACACCTGGCTAGGGACTACTCCTCTAAATGTGCAATACCCAAGCTTATATCGAATAGTTAGACATAAGTTTGTCACGATCAAGCAGGTATTGGGACAAGTAAACCCGGATATTTCTTTTCGCAGAACGATTTCTGGACCTCGTTTGAATGCATGGAACGATCTGCTGACTTGTTTGGAAGCTGTCCAACTGTCGGCTGAATCGGACATCTTTAAATGGAACCTGCATCTGAACGGAAGAttttcggttaaatccatgtacGATGCACTGGTTCATAACGAGGTTCCATCTGATAATAGAAAATTGTGGAAGCTTAAGATTCCTCTAAAAGTGAAGATTTTCCTTTGGTTTCTCAACAAAGGAGTTATCTTAACTAGGGATAATTTAGCTCGACGAAACTGGCAAGGCAGCAAAAAATGTGTTTTTTGCAATCATAATGAATCCATTAAACACCTATTTTTTGATTGCAAATTCGCTAGATCGGTATGGGCAATAGTCCAAATTGCTTCGAATCTATACCCTCCATGCAGCGTACGGAATATGTTCGGGAATTGGCTGAGGGGAATAGATAAACAATTTTCTAAGCACATTCTTGCGGGGGCGGCTGCCTTATGTTGGGCGTTGTGGCTAACCAGGAATGATAGTGTTTTTAATCATAAAAGTGTTTCATCTCCTATGCAGGTAATTCATATATGCTCGCGATGGCTCCGTATgtggtctatcctgcagaggccGGAGGACAGAGACTTATTTATGATGGCTTCTACCCGGTTGGAGTGCTCGTCCAGGGACATTTTctacccccatggatggcggtgtgaccTTCGGATAGGCCCGGCATCACCTTAGGCCTCTTTTATCTTTTTTCGCTACTGCTGGCGTTCcgcctttttgttttgttttttgggaTCTGGtactttggctgtgtgcatctagaTATGCAGCGGCCGGGTTATCTTTGATGCGGTTGTATCAACTCGATAGTTCAATTCAATGAaaagccctttatcgaaaaaaaaaaTCTGAGAATTTCATCTCGCCTTTGGCCAGACATGAAGAAGGTTAAAAGACGCCCCGCACTATAGATTTCCACGTCATCCCCCTCTGCCACACGGGTAAGTATCAGACATTCAAGCCTCCGGCAGGGGAGCCGCGTGTCGACGACTCTTTCTGGCTGCGGTATTGGTCGTTCCATGGTCTTTGAATTCGATgcaatttttattatgtttttaGGTGTTTTGTACTTTAAGTGAACTTTGATAATATATTTAGGTCTTTTTATCAAAAAAACCGAGGGTTCTTAGTTTTGAAACTAAGTTGATACCCATGAGATTCACCTACGTATTTGTGTCTCCATAAGCAATGGAGATGGGACCCTCTTCTGACTGGACACATGGATTGGCAGGTTCCCACTACGCTCCTAATTCCTCGGCCTGTTTGCAATCTGCATAGAACCAATGCTTTTGGCTTCCTCGACTTCCCACAATGGGACTTGGAACATCCCTTTCCAACTAACATTTAGGTGTGAGGAGACCTTAGCTTGGGCCACCTTGTGGGCGGCCTTTCGGACGGTGTTGTCGGACTCTTCAGCTGTTGTGTCCTGGCACCTGGCTCCGTACGGATTGTTCTGTGTAGGCTCGGCATATCATGCCCCATGTCGTCGTTCGTCGACTCTTGCTTGGACCACTCATATGTGAAAGGTGTCGCTTTCGTTGAAGATCAAGACTTTCTCATGTCAACTTTTTCGGGATCGCCTCCCCTAGGGGGCGAAGGTGGCAAAGTGACATGTGGCTGGAGATGGCACGTGCCCCTTTTGTGGCCTCCTCGAATTCAAGATCCACATTTTCCTCACGTGTCTTGCTGGCCACTTTCTATGGTGCTTTGTGCGAGATGTTCTGAGACTGAGTGGTAGGGCCCAGACCTGGgcgagttcttggaagctctggcCAACCATACCGGTAGGAGGAGATGGATTAAAATAATACTTTGTTACAAAATCGCAGATATATACTGTCaaattgaaattttgaaaaaatatgatCCAATCATCTTTGTATGGGCTGAAGAGTGGCTTTCCATCCTCTTTTAGGTCGAAGAGGCCCTTCTTGTCCTCGTATGGGCCGAAGAACACTCTTCGTTCTTGGATTGGACGAAGAGCTACTCCTCGTTCCTAGCATGGCCAAAGAGTGTGCAACCTCCATGCAACCATGCAGGTGGACATCCCCTATACACCAGAGCTCCTCTCGGCCAAATCCTCATGCTATGAGGACCGCGTCAATGAGGGGAATCCATTCAGATAAAAAACCACTTGAACCGTGAATTATGGAGgaatctttttttttttgctttttaatcTACACTGACCACCTCAAACCTACATCACGCTAAGTGAGAAATTTCCAATTAAGCGCAAACATCTACTCATTTAGATGTCGTCAACATCCTACACATTACCCCTTGTCATATTGTTATTATTGCCAGAGTTGACAATATCTAGTTCACTTCTGCGGATGTCATGGCTCATGATGGGCGCGGCCAGTGACAAGAATAGGATGAGGTACACCAAAGGTAGTGTATTATCTGTACTACTATTAAATAAGAAAACATTATCTTTTTTAAGTGCACCCCGTCTAACGTACACACAACAAACCAAGATAATTAGAGCCTCATGATCGGTCCATTCATTTAGATCTAACCGTTAAAATAATAACTAACCTTTAGCGATAGTACGTCAACCAATTTAAGGtagcggacgaaaactctgccatCGAGCAGACGAAAGATTCGTTCAACAACCGCTTGATCCCATCCTCAATTAGCGCTAAATCCCACCACAAAATTAGCGCTAACCCAAAATTTAGCCCGTCGCCCTCACCGCGCCCCCGTTCCTGGGTCAGAGGTGGTTGTCTCGCCGTGCCCCCGTTCCTGGGTCAGAGGTGGTTGTCTCGCCGCCCCATGCCACGGCAATGGCAATGGCGGCGTGCACGACGATTTCCTCCACCAGATGCTCGGCAGCCTGCCGCCCTCGGCTTGACACGACCATGCCGCTGGGACGAAGCCTGAGGACCGCGCCCAGGCTGATGGGATAAAGCAGCAGCTGTTTAGAGGGCCGTACGACCTGTCGGTGATGCTGGCGTCGCGGCTTTGGCAGCACCAGATTAACGGCATCCCGGCTGCGGCGTCACAGCGGCGAAGTAGATGGTGCTACAGAACCTCGCCGATCTGAGATAGGGCCACTACAACAACATGCTTCTCAAGGGCATGGCTGCTCGCCATCCATcgggggcgacgacggcggcgatggcgtcctGCTGCTCCCACTCACCCTTGGCAAGGGCGAATCGGGCGGTGACGTGCGTGCAGGTCTTTTTCTCTCGAATTAATCCAGTTGCAGCCCCCCGATCTTTTTTCTGAGAATAGCAGATGTTCTTGCAGCAGCAAACGGTGCCCATGCCGAACCAGACCTTTGGCGGAGTAGGAGGTGCTCTGGCTGCAGGGCGCAACCACAACAAgccgggggaggaggaggtgcTCCGGCTGCAGGGCGCAACCACCACAAGCCGGGCGAGGAGGAGGTGGCGCGCCGGCGCCGCCGAGGCAGCGGGTGCGCGCGCGGCCAGGCCAGACCACCAACCCACACAGCACCTCGGAGGGAGTGAACTATCTATCGAGTGACACTCATATAGTTTTACTGTCAATTTGGCCGGCAATTAACCTTATAGAATATAAAACCAAGGGGAGCAGTTAGTTTCTTAGCACTAATCTGATTAGTTTCCCGTGTTTTCGTCCTTTTAGTTGCCCATACTGTTCTTGTTCTTCTCTACTCATGTGCAGTTCTATTTAGCTCCATGGACCTCTCTTCCTCTATAAACTGAATGCTGGATGATTTATTCTAATTAATTAACCATCTGGTCCTTGTCGCAGTTTTGCCGGGAGAGGATAGCCGAGAGGATAAAGGCCCTGCAAGAACTGGTGCCCAAGGTGAGCAAAGATATCAGCTGGAGAACGAGGCACAGATTATGCTTGTAGCTAAGCTAGCTTAATTGGATTCTTCGAGATCCAAGTGGTCGAAGAAGATAGCTATATCACTAAGGGTTTTGGTTGGGAAGCTGCTGCTTTATTATTGCATCAGTCAATGCTGACCAGGAATTAAAATAAGGGCTTCAACAGATGCCGATGCAACAAAAAGGATGGAGCCATCAGGTTGAGATTTCATGTGTGAGCAATTGTTGTACAATGAGATTTAATTGCCGGGAGTAAATTGTTTTGTACTATCAAATGTAGACTTCTATTAATAATATGTGTCGCTAAAGCTCCTTGAACTTTGCAGATGTCAATGAAAATGCTTAGTGCAAACAATGGACTTCTCAATTTTACGTGTGCCATTTAAAAGATGTTGTAGCTTTCGGACATATCAAACCTTGGAGCTGGAACATTGGCTTATCCCAAGAAGAAGCCAGTTTGATTGTATAGTACCCCGTCAATACCGGGGTACTTGTAGTTTCTCAAGATTTCAAAGGTACTCCAGATACGACAACAAAAATATTCATGGTTGGCCTACTAATTTTATAGTTTGGTTAAAAATCATTAAGGTGCAAGGatcttattgcatattcataattgAAATTGGAAATGTGTTGAAGTATTTGATAACAACTTGTACCAACTTGTTGATAAACAATTATTGCCTTTAAACAGATTTCTCCCTGCATATTTTGTCGCAGTGGCTTGAATTTCTATGTTGCATATCACTTGCGCAGAATGAAAATTGTATGAACCTGCACCGGATTGTGTATTTGTAGGAAGGTTGTCCTTCGTACGAGGATTGGAAGCTTCCTGCTCAGTGTTCTTTTTTATTTGTTGAAAAATTGTGTGTTTGTCCATTGTAGTTTTTGGGTTTACATAAAGTTTCTCTTTCCTTTTGCAGGCACAATGTAGAGATAATTATTTTCAAGAAAGTTGTTTTCGGGAAACAACTAACTCCATATGTTTGACCCATATCATTGTTCAACATAATTGTGTGCATATTGTCTCTATGTCATTTCATGATGTATTTTTTTCCTTTTAATATGGAATCGTTAGAGATGATGGGTTGCCATTTCTTTGCAAGTTCTAACTAAGGAAAATGGTGTATTTGTCAAGACATGAGTTGGAGTTACTTCTGCAACCTCTTTGATAAAGTGAGTCAAGGTATGTTGGGTTGCTCATATAGGATggttataagagcatctccaacaggcgcacaAAATTTTTGCACCCTAAAATAGTTTTAGCGTCACTGTAGCACCTTTAGCGCGTTGGACCCAACATTGATTTACCAGATGCCCAAAAACACGCGCCCAAAAAACACGCAGTATAAATTGTGAAGCGCGGGCATGCGATAGCGTTTTTCATCGAACGTCCAACCTTTTTTTGCGCGCGCATTATTTTACAGCTTCTGTTAGAGCTGTCTGGCACCCAAAAAAACTGAATTTTAGCGCGCGGAGCAATTTTTGGgcacctgttggagatgctcttactgaACATCTTTGGGAACCACggatttttgtaaaatatttttgcTAAAACCTCATTCTAGATTTATTTACCTTGAAGTGGATTTTTATCCTGGTTTATATTTGTTaaaacgtgcgttgcacgtgcacacttactagtttGTACTAAATGCCCCTTTTTAAAACTTAATTCGTCTATTGAACCTTTGGAAAACTTATTTCCAAATCTGGCACTGGTATATACGTCAACCCATTTGACTACACTCATACACGCGATGTAGTCAAATGGTTTGACTACATGAAATGTATGAGTCGCTCCAAACGTTTTGGATAAACTCCAAACCACTTTAGCAAGTTGTCTTGTAGTCCCGCCAAATTCGTTTGACTACACTCATACAATTGATGTAGCCAAACATTTTGGCTATACTATGTGTATGAGTGTAACGGTTTGGCGTATATACCGAAGACCAGATTCACAAATAAGTTTCTCAAGGGGTTAGTGGACGGATTAAGTTTCTGAAAGGATCACTTCTTTTTTGCAAATAGTACAAGTGTAGTATCTTTGACTTGCATGCATCGAGGGCCATGCATGCATGTTTTTAACAGAGTTGCATGCTCTACTCACCTCTTCACTCATACTTTTCTTATTTCGTGTTCAAACTTGAAGCTGGTATATATTTTCAACTAAAGAAAGTCAAAATTAAGTTTAGCTTGTATATTTGTGTTTGTTGCGACTAGAAATTTCAAACATGACCACACATGAATACATTTTGACAACTATGAAATTTCTATTAAGTTTCAATATTAAAACTTGATAGTCGTAATATTAAGTGTTCATCAACTTTCATAAAGTTTTACCAAGTTTCATTTGCTTTTAGGGTTTAGGGCTTGAAGCTTAAGGTTTAGGGTCTAAGTTTTAGTTTTTCAAACTTGGTAATTTTATCGTTTGTTCCTATCAAGTTTTATTTGTTAAAACTTGATGAACTTTCTAAAATGTGTCAAAACATATTCAAGAGTGGTCTTGTTTCAAAGCCCTCGTCACAAGGAATACGAATATGCAAATGAAATATAGATTGAAATTTTAGTTCAAAAGATGTAATAGATTCAAGTTTCAGAAGTCAAAAGAAAAATCATGGGAGGTGGAGTGCATGCATGGAGTAATTAAGCCCTAAACACAATGCAAGCTTCTGAAACTTGACACAATCATGCGGCCTAGAATCTGTGTGCCCCGTCCGTGTGTGATGTAAATCCTAGTTCACGATATCTTATAGCTAATCTAATAGCGAACATGTATTATAGGTATGCATTACTTTATTAATATATAGTCCACCTTATTCTCCCATGGAGTTTTTGAAGCCCATGCTAAAACTAACTCTTAATCTACAACCCGGTTTTCTTCTATGATCCAACTCAGCAAAAATATGATGCATCGACTCGTATAGTTTGTTTACATCAAATTATACTTGCTCTTAGGATAATTGAAAGGAATTGTCCCTAGCGCAGTTGTCTAATATGTTTTTATGATTTTCAAGTTCAGGCTGAAAGGTTAACCATCAGCTAAAACAAACTAACAAACTTTTAAAGTGCATGGTTTTGATCTTTCTTATTATTTTAAGTAAAATATATTCAGCAAAATTTCTGAACTTGCATGGATCAAAATTAGAATTTGCCTACTAGCACACGCGATGCTTAGAGCATCTATAACCGAGCACCTCAAACCAGCCTCAAATGCCCGGGCAGACAGCCCGGTCATTGACCGGTCATGAAAATTCGACCCAGTCGGGCGCCTCAAATGCCCGGACTAACCGGCACTCCTCATGTCCAaaccaaatatggggcggatatggggcacccgggcgcgtccgccacgtCGGACTGACAATGGGATCCCACGCGGAATCGCCCGTAAACCCGGTGGTCCGACATACATCTCctccggtggtggtggtgggggtgtgAACTCCGTGTGGCGCCGGTCCAGATCACCATCCGAGGCAAAATCCGTCTATTTAAGCCAATCGACGTCCCCAACCCTAGCCCATCCATCCGGTCTGGCGAAAGATAATCACCTACGCTATGCTCATGCCAGAGCACCGGTACCAGATCGAGCAAGAGATCCGAGCGAGGTGCGCCACCCGCATTGCTGCCGGGCTGCCTTCGGACAAGCCGGAGCTAGAGGAGGAgtaggaggatgaggaggaaggagaggagcagcagccggctctgatggaggatgaggaggaggaggaggaggcggacgaggcggAGCAGCCATGCCGACTCCGGGCTTCAACATGGAGGACGCG is a genomic window containing:
- the LOC123094692 gene encoding uncharacterized protein isoform X1, encoding MLLKGMAARHPSGATTAAMASCCSHSPLARANRAVTCVQQQTVPMPNQTFGGVGGALAAGRNHNKPGEEEVLRLQGATTTSRARRRWRAGAAEAAGARAARPDHQPTQHLGGILPGEDSREDKGPARTGAQGEQRYQLENEAQIMLVAKLA
- the LOC123094692 gene encoding uncharacterized protein isoform X2, whose translation is MLLKGMAARHPSGATTAAMASCCSHSPLARANRAVTCVQQTVPMPNQTFGGVGGALAAGRNHNKPGEEEVLRLQGATTTSRARRRWRAGAAEAAGARAARPDHQPTQHLGGILPGEDSREDKGPARTGAQGEQRYQLENEAQIMLVAKLA